A genomic segment from Cutaneotrichosporon cavernicola HIS019 DNA, chromosome: 7b encodes:
- a CDS encoding uncharacterized protein (Transketolase, thiamine diphosphate binding domain): MTQTQTSNLNGTTKATATATTTPADTLAVHTIRTLGADLCQAYKGGHPGTVMGAAAIGVALFRHVMVYNPSNPEWFARDRFVLSAGHACLLQYLLLHFAGYEAWPLSEVRKYHAPAHGMAAGHPEIEHPGIEVTTGPLGQGIANAVGLAVAGKNLAATYNRPGFPLVQGKIWCFTGDGCLQEGVGQEALSLAGHWGLDNLVLIYDNNGVTVDGHIDNCFTDDTSAKARAMGWAVIDVEDGTDDVAVVVRALQQAKEIKGKPTLVNIRTVIGVGSAQAGQGKAHGQALGDDQVAAVKRALGFDPEDKFAVPPQVYDFWAPVKEKGATAEREWNDLWAAYRAEHTTEGAELAARMAGRLDGWESLVPSKSALPTAPQPTRKSSGIMIEALAPKYNSLMVGSADLLESTFVSWKGMDEFQAPSTGLGSYTGRQLRYGIREFAMTAIANGLAAYHPGLILPVMSTFFMFWLYAAPAARMAAIQRLRWVGIATHDSIGIGEDGPTHQPVELAALYRAMPGIELFRPADAEEVMGAWIASLQGEMPVIFALSRQPVPLLPGSNRAGVAKGGYVVLDTQAPELILLATGAEVSRAIDTAALLPYRVRVVSLPSTTRFDAQSREYRRSVIPAGVPTVAIEAWASMGWAKYAHAGAHMHGFGLSAPQEVLFEHFGFAPANLAKVIGEWVKGLDGVPGVGDSEELLLDRHEEWN; encoded by the exons ATGACGCAGACACAGACCTCCAACCTCAACGGCACTACAAaagcgacagcgacagcgaccaCAACCCCAGCCGACACGCTGGCGGTCCACACCATCCGcacgctcggcgccgacctcTGCCAGGCGTACAAGGGTGGACACCCCGGCACGGTGATGGGTGCAGCGGCGATTGGCGTCGCCCTCTTCCGCCATGTGATGGTATATAACCCTTCAAACCCAGAATGGTTCGCACGCGACC GTTTCGTCCTTTCTGCCGGACACGCATGCCTCCTCCAatacctcctcctccattTTGCAGGATACGAGGCATGGCCGCTCTCAGAGGTGCGCAAGTACCACGCGCCAGCGCACGGCATGGCTGCGGGCCACCCTGAGATCGAACACCCCGGCATTGAAGTCACAACCGGTCCTCTGGGACAGGGCATTGCCAACGCTGTCGGCCTCGCTGTCGCGGGAAAGAACCTCGCTGCGACATACAACCGCCCCGGGTTCCCGCTTGTACAGGGCAAGATTTGGTGTTTCACAGGCGACGGGTGCCTCCAAGAAGGCGTTGGGCAGGAGGCACTCTCGCTCGCGGGCCACTGGGGTCTCGATAACCTGGTTCTCATCTACGACAACAACGGCGTGACTGTGGACGGGCATATTGATAACTGTTTCACGGACGACACGTCCGCCAAAGCCCGAGCGATGGGGTGGGCAGTGATCGACGTTGAGGACGGCAcagacgacgtcgccgtcgttgtGCGCGCGTTGCAGCAGGCAAAGGAGATCAAGGGCAAGCCTACGCTGGTAAATATCCGCACTGTTATCGGGGTGGGGAGCGCACAGGCCGGCCAGGGTAAGGCACACGGCCAGGCGCTAGGCGACGATCAAGTCGCCGCTGTTAAGCGCGCACTCGGCTTCGATCCGGAAGACAAGTTTGCCGTGCCGCCACAGGTGTACGACTTCTGGGCGCCTGTCAAGGAGAAAGGAGCCACAGCCGAGCGCGAATGGAATGACCTCTGGGCGGCGTACCGCGCTGAACACACCACGGaaggcgccgagctcgctgcGCGCATGGCCGGCCGTCTCGATGGGTGGGAGTCCCTCGTGCCCTCCAAGTCGGCACTCCCTACTGCTCCCCAGCCGACACGCAAGTCTAGCGGCATCATGATCGAGGCCCTCGCACCCAAATACAACTCGCTCATGGTAGGCTCagccgacctcctcgagtcGACCTTTGTCTCGTGGAAGGGCATGGACGAGTTCCAGGCGCCTTCCACTGGCTTAGGCTCGTATACTGGTCGGCAGCTGCGTTACGGCATTCGCGAGTTCGCCATGACTGCCATTGCCAACGGTCTTGCTGCCTACCACCCTGGTCTGATCCTCCCGGTCATGAGCACGTTCTTCATGTTCTGGCTATACGCAGCGCCTGCCGCCCGCATGGCCGCCATCCAGCGTCTGCGATGGGTGGGCATCGCAACGCACGACAGCATCGGTAtcggcgaggacggacCGACGCACCAACCCGTGgagctggcggcgctgTACCGCGCCATGCCGGGGATTGAGCTCTTCCGCCCTGCCGACGCAGAGGAGGTCATGGGCGCATGGATCGCGTCTCTGCAGGGCGAGATGCCCGTCATTTTCGCCCTCAGTCGCCAACCTgttcccctcctcccggGCTCAAaccgcgccggcgtcgcaAAGGGCGGCtacgtcgtcctcgacacgcAAGCTCCCGaactcatcctcctcgccacaGGTGCCGAAGTCTCGCGTGCGATCGACACTGCCGCACTCCTCCCCTACCGCGTGCGTGTCGTCTCGCTGCCCTCCACAACTCGCTTCGACGCCCAGTCGCGCGAATACCGTCGATCTGTCATCCCCGCTGGCGTGCCAACCGTCGCCATCGAGGCGTGGGCATCCATGGGATGGGCCAAGTACGCTCACGCCGGTGCGCACATGCATGGCTTTGGACTGAGTGCGCCACAGGAAGTGTTGTTCGAGCACTTTGGCTTCGCACCCGCGAATCTGGCAAAGGTGATAGGCGAGTGGGTCAAGGGCCTGGATGGTGTGCCGGGTGTGGGCGACTCTGAGGAACTGCTGCTTGACCGGCACGAGGAGTGGAACTAG
- a CDS encoding uncharacterized protein (pathway-specific nitrogen regulator) produces MEPSSMKRIERGKKACMPCRSRKCKCGGTPPAPCPNCLADGIDCAWPTEDGRSSAARKERARARRLASMAVRGLGRPPSKAERDAEGEAGTSTSTSVLGAETPAWMAGFADGFDMPFDPTQFILAMSSQLPTVECDVSPSAPLSPSDGKVVRITWWRPHGPTAIAPGLKRLSLKVRVAPSSPAHLPSPMGMGDIGVDGMPSPPLMAHLLQVFNEHFGCQFPALKQGPEGNVFLSNAIAATAARFTDHPAIAREGLKRSEYGNVFYARARAMLGDMLAVPSRETVLALVLMAHVGFGNDSESEEWMFTGMAVRMAIDLGQHLEPPHDPEREEEERLDRLTFWSVLLLDYALCFGTGRTTTFRPDEVTRRLPSLEDTGGGPFPHAARMMRAYGGLINLLNAPPHLRPDESEVAAARAAAVAEYNNLPPDMAWSATNLQLHTLAHTASAFLHIHLWMHTVLASAYLAPSAAPSRSGHATPVSALWRNSARTIGDALVLSDVIGPSYLALPFVNQAFYVAGCCYIKEIETAPQVVGEEGQAELFRSMLASVASTSITTLRAGLARQAEYWAGVGWVGGALAQRLEGIRADQVDLERVNEELETYVSVPEGVVRKPPAAVGEPMGGGVGEVAFGELDLLLPFDMGLPQPM; encoded by the exons ATGGAACCCTCGAGTATGAAGCGCATCGAACGTGGCAAGAAGGCGTGTATGCCG TGCCGATCGAGAAAGTGCAAGTGTGGCGGCACACCGCCAGCCCCGTGTCCGAACTGCTTGGCCGACGGCATCGACTGCGCGTGGCCCACCGAGGATGGGCGGagcagcgcggcgcggaaagagcgtgcgcgcgccCGGCGACTGGCGAGTATGGCTGTTCGGGGTCTGGGCCGGCCACCGAGCAAAGCAGAGCGGGATGCGGAGGGTGAGGCGGGCACAAGCACGAGTACGAGCGTCCTCGGAGCAGAGACGCCGGCGTGGATGGCTGGTTTCGCCGACGGCTTCGACATGCCCTTCGACCCCACGCAGTTCATCCTCGCCATGTCCTCCCAACTCCCGACGGTGGAATGTGACGTCTCGCCTTCCgcccccctctccccatcTGATGGCAAGGTGGTGAGGATTACATGGTGGCGCCCACATGGCCCGACGGCCATCGCGCCTGGCCTGAAGCGCCTCTCGCTCAAGGTGCGCGTGGCACCGTCGTCACCAGCCCACCTCCCTTCTCCGATGGGCATGGGCGATATCGGGGTGGACGGCATGCCGTCCCCGCCACTGATGGCGCACCTGCTGCAGGTGTTCAACGAGCACTTTGGGTGCCAGTTCCCGGCTCTCAAGCAGGGGCCGGAAGGGAACGTGTTCCTCAGCAACGCCATCGCCGCGACGGCTGCGCGGTTCACCGACCATCCTGCGATCGCGCGGGAGGGGCTGAAGCGGAGCGAGTACGGCAACGTATTTTATGCGAGGGCACGAGCGATGCTGGGGGACATGCTGGCTGTGCCGAGTCGTGAGACTGTGCTGGCGCTCGTGTTGATGGCACATGTCGGCTTTGGGAATG ACTCGGAGAGTGAAGAGTGGATGTTCACGGGTATGGCAGTGCGTATGGCCATCGACCTCGGGCAGCATCTTGAACCACCACACGACCcagagagggaggaggaggagcggctGGATCGGCTCACATTCTGGTCTGTTCTCCTGCTCGACTATGCGTTATGTTTTGGCACCGGACGAACGACAACGTTCAGACCTGACGAGGTGACGCGTCGTCTCCCGTCGCTGGAAGATACGGGCGGCGGGCCGTTCCCCCATGCCGCACGGATGATGCGCGCTTACGGAGGGCTTATCAACCTGCTGAATGCGCCACCACACCTCCGACCCGACGAATCTGAAGTGGCTGCAGCGCGTGCGGCGGCTGTGGCCGAATACAACAATCTTCCACCGGACATGGCGTGGAGTGCGACCAA CCTACAATTGCACACCCTTGCGCACACCGCGTCAGCGTTCCTCCACATCCACCTGTGGATGCACACGGTACTCGCCAGCGCGTATCTCGCGCCATCAgccgcgccctcgcgctcagGGCATGCGACGCCTGTCAGCGCGCTGTGGAGGAATAGTGCTCGCACAATTGgtgacgcgctcgtcctctcAGACGTCATCGGTCCGAGCTATCTCGCCCTGCCGTTCGTCAACCAGGCGTTCTATGTCGCGGGATGCTGCTACATCAAAGAAATTGAGACGGCGCCCCAGGTGGTTGGGGAAGAGGGTCAGGCCGAACTGTTCCGCTCCATGCTCGCCTCGGtcgcctcgacgtccatcACCACTCTGCGAGCCGGCCTAGCCCGGCAGGCCGAGTACTGGGCAGGcgtggggtgggtggggggtgCCCTTgcgcagcgcctcgagggGATACGAGCGGACCAGGTGgatctcgagcgcgtcaacgAGGAACTCGAGACGTACGTCAGTGTCCCTGAGGGTGTCGTGCGCAAGCCTCCCGCTGCTGTAGGCGAGCCGATGGGCGGAGGTGTGGGCGAAGTGGCATTTGGtgagctcgacctgctcCTTCCATTTGACATGGGCTTGCCTCAACCCATGTAA